A stretch of the Bremerella alba genome encodes the following:
- the holA gene encoding DNA polymerase III subunit delta, giving the protein MANTVHAFDFLDTDATSIPSVCVVFGRDAFLRGLVAEKIRRAVLGDVNDVPYGKLAGNTVTWVDVVDEVSTMSLFGNSGRRLAIVEDADPFVSRYRDELESFLEKSRPGGVLVLQVEKWAANTRLYKKCNEVGLQVQCNPPEKKAGKKTSLDMDALSKWFVRRAKDEHDAKLNAGAAHLLVELLGTELGLIDQEVARLSLFVEPHEAINEDLVREQVHGGQLQEIWHLVDAAVEGKTAEALNQLDRLFQAGDKPQKLYGQIAWSLRRFAAATRIYQRGRRRGDAVSLRDALKEAGFPNWPKALEEAQRRLLALGQIRGGRLYRQLLELDMSLKGSHSQEARGRLALEKLIVSFSKAMDPPRTAPQR; this is encoded by the coding sequence ATGGCAAATACGGTTCATGCGTTTGATTTTCTTGACACGGACGCGACGTCGATTCCCTCGGTTTGCGTCGTCTTTGGCCGTGATGCCTTCCTGCGCGGGTTAGTCGCCGAAAAGATCCGCCGAGCGGTCCTGGGGGACGTGAACGATGTCCCGTACGGCAAGCTGGCCGGCAACACCGTGACCTGGGTTGATGTAGTGGACGAAGTTTCGACGATGAGCTTGTTCGGAAATTCCGGACGACGGCTGGCGATCGTGGAAGATGCCGACCCTTTCGTTTCTCGCTACCGCGACGAACTAGAGAGCTTTCTAGAAAAGTCGCGTCCCGGCGGAGTCCTCGTTCTGCAAGTCGAGAAGTGGGCCGCTAACACGCGACTGTATAAAAAGTGCAACGAGGTTGGTCTTCAGGTTCAATGCAATCCGCCGGAGAAGAAAGCCGGCAAGAAGACCTCGCTCGACATGGACGCGCTGAGCAAGTGGTTCGTCCGACGGGCAAAAGATGAACACGACGCCAAACTCAACGCAGGCGCGGCTCATCTGCTGGTCGAACTACTAGGGACGGAACTGGGGCTTATCGATCAGGAGGTCGCCCGACTCTCGCTCTTCGTCGAACCGCACGAGGCCATCAACGAGGATCTTGTTCGCGAACAAGTTCATGGGGGTCAGCTTCAAGAGATCTGGCACCTGGTCGATGCGGCGGTCGAAGGAAAGACAGCCGAAGCGTTGAACCAGCTCGACCGACTCTTTCAAGCAGGCGACAAGCCACAGAAGCTGTACGGGCAAATTGCCTGGAGCTTGCGACGTTTTGCCGCCGCGACACGAATCTATCAGCGAGGACGCCGCCGCGGCGACGCTGTCAGCTTGCGCGATGCATTGAAAGAAGCTGGCTTTCCTAACTGGCCCAAAGCGTTGGAAGAAGCCCAACGCCGCCTCTTAGCACTCGGTCAAATCCGTGGAGGACGGCTCTATCGACAGCTGCTCGAACTGGATATGTCCCTCAAAGGAAGTCACTCGCAAGAAGCCCGCGGGCGGTTGGCCTTGGAGAAGCTGATTGTGTCGTTCTCGAAAGCGATGGACCCACCGCGAACTGCTCCTCAACGTTAA
- a CDS encoding ThuA domain-containing protein, which translates to MKFNRFGLALIALMLTPFSMMYADETMLTYDGGEGPGEGKHIVLISGDEEYRSEEALPMLADILSQHHGFECTVLFSINPEDGTVDPNNQKNIPGIEKLKSADLCIIMTRFRNLPDEDMQVIDEYLKAGKPIIGIRTSTHAFNIPKDAKYNSYSFNAQGGFGKKVLGETWVNHHGKHKGESTRGVINEQQKNNPILCGVDDVWGPTDVYGVRNLPEDATVLVYGAVLEGMKPEDKPVAGKKNDPMMPIVWTMPYQLEGGKEGTSVCSTFGSAIDYLNEDGRRIVVNAVFDLLGLEDKITPNLDVSIIGDYDPSFYGFNSFKKGLKPTDFQAK; encoded by the coding sequence ATGAAATTCAATCGCTTCGGGCTCGCGTTGATTGCCCTGATGTTGACACCGTTCTCTATGATGTATGCCGACGAAACGATGCTTACTTACGATGGTGGCGAAGGCCCTGGCGAAGGGAAGCACATCGTGCTCATCAGTGGAGACGAAGAGTATCGCTCGGAAGAAGCGCTTCCGATGCTCGCCGACATTCTTTCACAGCATCACGGCTTTGAATGTACCGTTTTGTTTTCGATCAATCCGGAAGATGGTACAGTCGATCCGAACAATCAAAAGAACATTCCCGGCATCGAAAAACTGAAGTCGGCTGACCTATGCATCATCATGACCCGCTTCCGCAATCTGCCGGATGAAGACATGCAGGTCATTGACGAATACCTGAAAGCAGGCAAGCCGATCATCGGTATTCGTACGTCGACCCACGCGTTCAACATTCCCAAAGATGCCAAGTACAACTCGTACAGTTTCAATGCCCAAGGTGGCTTTGGTAAAAAGGTGCTAGGCGAAACGTGGGTGAATCACCACGGCAAGCACAAGGGAGAAAGCACCCGTGGAGTGATCAACGAGCAACAGAAGAATAACCCCATCCTCTGTGGTGTCGACGATGTCTGGGGACCCACCGACGTGTATGGGGTTCGCAATCTACCGGAAGACGCGACCGTGCTGGTCTATGGAGCGGTACTGGAAGGAATGAAGCCGGAAGATAAGCCTGTTGCAGGCAAGAAGAACGATCCCATGATGCCCATCGTCTGGACGATGCCGTATCAACTTGAAGGAGGCAAAGAAGGGACGTCTGTGTGTAGCACGTTCGGCAGTGCAATCGACTACCTTAATGAGGACGGTCGCCGAATTGTGGTGAACGCGGTGTTCGATCTGCTGGGTCTGGAAGACAAGATCACACCGAATCTCGATGTCAGCATCATCGGCGACTACGATCCGAGCTTCTATGGTTTCAATAGCTTCAAAAAAGGCTTGAAGCCGACCGACTTCCAAGCGAAATAG
- the solA gene encoding N-methyl-L-tryptophan oxidase — protein MLRCDVAVIGTGGVGSAAVAHLAQAGASVIGLDRYSPPHIHGSSHGQTRVIRMAYFEHPDYVPLLHQAYRGWSDLQQATGRSLYFPTGVLQIGPEAGEVIAGTLRSAQEHHLAIQRIAYDEITDVFPGVVAPEDCVGILERDAGYLLVSECIQAYLEQAKRHGANIKTDSPVQSWTRIGQTFELRTASEVIHAGQLIICGGAWASQLLADLKVPMTILRKHLYWYANDASAYTSQAQFPVFLIETPTGIYYGFPQIEHGVKLSRHDGGEPIASAAQQNQNEDPADRRALEAFAAGHLPLLSKNLLHREACMYTVTPDQHFLVGTHPEHDGLHFAAGLSGHGFKFASALGEILCDLAMTGQTSSPIEFLSPRRFS, from the coding sequence ATGCTCAGGTGCGACGTTGCTGTAATTGGTACCGGCGGCGTCGGCAGCGCGGCAGTCGCACACTTAGCTCAAGCAGGCGCATCGGTCATCGGGCTCGATCGCTACTCGCCGCCCCACATCCATGGCAGTTCGCACGGCCAGACGCGTGTCATTCGCATGGCCTACTTCGAGCACCCGGACTATGTACCGCTGCTTCATCAGGCCTATCGCGGTTGGAGCGACCTGCAGCAAGCGACCGGTCGTTCGTTGTACTTCCCCACCGGCGTGCTACAAATTGGGCCGGAAGCAGGCGAAGTCATTGCCGGTACACTGCGGAGTGCTCAAGAGCATCACCTCGCGATCCAGCGAATTGCGTACGACGAAATCACCGATGTGTTTCCCGGGGTGGTCGCGCCGGAAGACTGCGTCGGCATCTTGGAACGCGACGCCGGTTACCTGCTGGTGAGCGAGTGCATCCAGGCCTATCTCGAACAGGCCAAGCGGCACGGGGCCAATATCAAGACCGACTCGCCGGTTCAGTCTTGGACACGCATAGGGCAAACGTTTGAGCTGCGTACCGCGTCTGAAGTCATTCACGCCGGGCAGTTAATCATTTGCGGCGGGGCGTGGGCCTCTCAGCTTCTCGCTGACCTGAAGGTGCCGATGACCATTTTGCGGAAGCATCTTTATTGGTACGCGAATGATGCCTCAGCCTACACGAGCCAGGCCCAATTTCCGGTTTTTCTTATCGAAACACCGACGGGCATCTACTATGGATTTCCCCAGATCGAGCACGGGGTGAAGCTCTCGCGACACGATGGGGGCGAACCGATCGCGTCGGCCGCTCAGCAGAACCAAAACGAGGACCCAGCCGATCGCCGCGCGCTCGAAGCGTTCGCGGCGGGTCACCTCCCCCTGCTCTCCAAAAACTTGCTGCACCGCGAGGCATGTATGTATACCGTCACGCCGGATCAGCATTTTCTTGTGGGGACGCATCCCGAGCACGACGGTCTGCACTTTGCCGCTGGCCTTTCCGGGCACGGTTTCAAGTTCGCTTCGGCCCTGGGCGAGATCCTATGCGACCTGGCGATGACCGGCCAGACGTCGTCGCCGATCGAGTTTCTTTCGCCACGGCGATTCTCTTAA
- a CDS encoding Wzz/FepE/Etk N-terminal domain-containing protein yields the protein MSQLQLPPQAQQYASLLRQQWKLWVPVAFGCFLLAATYSLVKPDQWQATQSVLLRDEAAGQLSGQGRFDSIDTMKAAQEMVVEVARNQAVLEATLKQVGPQLGSRVKGEWPTLTDIESLRKNVAVSPPNGAEFGTTEVLHLSVDADHRERAIVLVSTLCQQMDIALKNIRNRRADSVIAELNNAELLAQQELARATEVLKAQETKVGSDLGELRSLNDASSGDGNLRNAWNQIKQQIRDGEAELVKLDEQLNILEAAQNDPDHLIATPNQLLESQPSLRRLKDGLVDAQLRTSQLMGKMSKSHPQVLSAIAAEEEVRRKLREELEISVRGVQADVQLQRSRLKSINNQETDVRERLDSLASIRAGYANLVADVDKCTVVLRTAHEQLADAKANKRASETSSLITRIDQPTTGEYPMGPSKTVIAGGGLLGGLMLGIGVVVLLSPMPGSQGRRWTDHLFGRRSTDTSTAPTAGDRRSVARTSEPPANPAAANSDATGRGRRATDQASPATYPEVDRRGGFDRRGTAAPRERRGQ from the coding sequence ATGAGTCAGCTTCAGTTACCCCCTCAAGCTCAGCAATACGCCAGTCTCCTTCGACAGCAGTGGAAACTGTGGGTGCCGGTAGCGTTCGGCTGTTTTCTATTGGCGGCAACCTATTCCTTGGTGAAGCCAGACCAGTGGCAAGCAACGCAGTCGGTTTTACTGCGTGACGAAGCGGCCGGACAGCTTAGCGGCCAGGGGCGTTTCGACAGCATCGACACGATGAAAGCTGCTCAGGAAATGGTGGTGGAAGTGGCTCGCAATCAAGCGGTTCTAGAAGCCACCCTCAAGCAAGTTGGGCCGCAACTAGGCAGCCGCGTCAAAGGTGAGTGGCCGACACTGACCGATATTGAATCGTTGCGAAAAAACGTGGCCGTCAGCCCACCCAACGGTGCCGAGTTCGGCACTACGGAAGTGTTGCATCTTTCGGTTGATGCCGACCATCGCGAGCGTGCGATTGTGTTGGTTTCAACCCTTTGCCAACAAATGGACATCGCTCTGAAGAATATCCGCAATCGACGCGCCGACAGCGTGATCGCCGAACTGAATAACGCCGAGCTACTTGCCCAACAAGAACTGGCCAGGGCAACCGAAGTTTTGAAAGCTCAGGAAACGAAAGTAGGCAGCGACCTGGGCGAACTGCGAAGCTTGAACGATGCCAGTTCCGGCGACGGAAATCTCCGCAACGCCTGGAATCAGATCAAGCAGCAGATTCGTGACGGCGAGGCTGAACTGGTCAAGCTGGACGAACAGCTCAACATTTTGGAAGCGGCGCAAAACGACCCCGATCACTTGATCGCGACCCCCAACCAATTGCTTGAGAGCCAGCCTTCGCTACGTCGCTTGAAAGATGGCTTGGTCGACGCTCAACTCCGGACATCGCAGCTGATGGGTAAGATGAGCAAATCGCACCCGCAAGTTCTCTCGGCGATTGCCGCGGAAGAAGAAGTCCGCCGCAAGCTACGAGAGGAATTAGAAATCTCAGTCCGTGGGGTGCAAGCCGACGTGCAATTACAGCGTTCGCGGCTGAAATCGATCAACAATCAAGAGACCGACGTTCGCGAACGACTCGACTCGCTGGCTTCCATTCGTGCGGGCTACGCCAACCTGGTAGCCGACGTCGATAAATGCACCGTCGTATTGCGGACCGCACACGAACAACTGGCAGATGCCAAGGCCAACAAAAGAGCTTCCGAAACTTCCAGCTTGATCACCCGTATCGACCAGCCCACCACCGGCGAATATCCGATGGGCCCCAGCAAAACGGTCATTGCCGGAGGCGGTTTGCTCGGTGGACTGATGCTGGGGATAGGAGTCGTTGTGCTGCTATCACCGATGCCAGGCAGCCAAGGCCGCCGCTGGACCGATCATCTGTTTGGACGTCGCTCGACCGACACTTCCACCGCACCTACTGCTGGCGATCGCCGATCAGTTGCCCGTACCTCTGAGCCGCCAGCCAATCCGGCCGCAGCCAACTCAGATGCCACCGGCCGAGGGCGTCGTGCGACCGACCAAGCCTCACCGGCAACCTACCCGGAAGTCGATCGCCGTGGAGGTTTCGACCGTCGCGGGACGGCCGCGCCACGAGAACGGCGCGGCCAGTAG
- the tpx gene encoding thiol peroxidase: MSRPAAITFKGNPMTLVGEEVQVGQAAPDFKLHAFGPEGLTAITVADVQGKPTIMSVVPSLDTGVCQTQTKKFNEKLGELGDKINALTISLDLPFAQNRFCGAEGIENIKQYSDYQDRSFGNNWGMLIDELKLLARGTFVLDKDGKVVYAETCNEVTEEPNYDAALAALNSAL, translated from the coding sequence ATGAGCCGCCCCGCTGCGATCACGTTCAAAGGCAACCCCATGACCCTGGTCGGCGAAGAAGTGCAAGTCGGTCAGGCCGCTCCTGACTTCAAGCTGCATGCTTTCGGCCCTGAAGGTTTGACGGCCATCACCGTTGCCGACGTCCAGGGCAAGCCAACCATCATGAGCGTCGTCCCTTCGCTGGACACCGGCGTTTGCCAAACGCAGACCAAGAAGTTCAACGAAAAGTTGGGCGAACTGGGCGATAAAATCAACGCTTTGACGATCAGCCTGGACCTGCCGTTCGCTCAAAATCGTTTCTGCGGTGCCGAAGGTATCGAAAACATCAAGCAGTACAGCGACTACCAAGATCGTAGCTTCGGCAACAACTGGGGTATGCTGATCGACGAGTTGAAGTTGCTGGCCCGCGGCACGTTTGTTCTCGATAAGGACGGCAAGGTCGTCTATGCTGAAACTTGCAATGAAGTAACCGAAGAACCTAACTACGACGCTGCTTTGGCCGCGTTGAATTCGGCCCTGTAA
- a CDS encoding BON domain-containing protein, which yields MQDMTAIASNVHQALSANPHFPGRHLKVEDSEGRVVLKGRVGSYFHKQMAQETVRRLDGVHEVENQLEVDWR from the coding sequence ATGCAAGACATGACCGCGATTGCGAGTAATGTTCACCAGGCCCTGTCCGCCAACCCGCACTTTCCTGGTCGTCACCTTAAGGTGGAAGACAGCGAAGGTCGCGTCGTGCTCAAGGGACGCGTGGGCAGCTACTTTCATAAGCAGATGGCTCAAGAGACCGTTCGCCGTTTGGATGGCGTTCATGAAGTCGAAAATCAACTGGAAGTCGATTGGCGTTAA
- a CDS encoding PVC-type heme-binding CxxCH protein, with protein MSRFQSLALGLLLLLGLAGILCAEKPKVLDPRLKLELIAEQPEIVTPIGITFDQHGDLLVIESHTHHRQPDYQGPPKDRIRRFADTNGDGKLDTWSTFYEGTESTMSILSAQDGSLYVATRMEVFRLRDTNDDQVADKREEIAHLETAGRYPHNGLAGLTIGPDGLLYFGLGENLGEPYTLVGSDGTKLSGGGEGGTIYHCNLDGSDLQLMATGVWNPFGMVFDPAGRLYMVDNDPDSRPPCRLLHIVPGGDYGYQFRYGRTGVHPLQAWNGELPGTLPMVAATGEAPSAVAWYHGQLWGTSWGDHRIETFRLGTNGASVQATFQTVVQGDHNFRPVDFAIAPDGSLYFTDWVDRSYPVHGKGRIWRLTWKDEPKSSQALPLSAAEKEASELRKSPTLSAFEYDDPFLHQAAVYGYAQQNIDMPRELWQELPTGAQRLGILEAYRWSYDTKQTDAPLHLLRAALHDRDDRVRIYAMRWIADLQDKDFLPQLKERLQSHTPSVREFPVLLSTISWLESGSVGGRNEILEQQTLANIIRDENQSTALRTLALKLIDPRSKQLTDDTLKALTLSVDTNLARQAIQVLYLRGGDFGEKVATDIALDTARDPQLRAMAIVGLSDHADVHQTALKKLAADDNAIVGREAKRTLRSETIADPTSPEKLDQWLTSIEGEADVEAGRRTFLSSKGGYCIRCHRYDGSGADVGPDLTYIGQRMTRKRLLESILQPSREIAPMYIPKVLLTDDGRLHVGYPITDPQVNEQRLFVDTAGKRFDLDPEAIEEERDSDKSIMPEGFQQVLTPEEMRDLIGFLMVTSNPK; from the coding sequence ATGTCTCGATTTCAGTCGCTCGCGTTGGGTCTGCTATTATTGCTGGGACTTGCGGGTATTCTTTGCGCCGAGAAGCCCAAGGTCCTCGATCCGCGTCTTAAGCTGGAACTGATTGCCGAGCAGCCTGAGATCGTCACTCCGATTGGCATCACCTTCGACCAGCACGGCGACCTGCTAGTGATTGAGTCGCACACGCATCATCGGCAGCCGGACTACCAAGGCCCTCCGAAAGACCGCATTCGCCGCTTTGCCGATACCAACGGCGACGGTAAGCTCGACACGTGGAGCACGTTCTACGAAGGAACCGAGTCCACGATGAGCATACTTTCCGCACAGGATGGTTCGCTCTATGTCGCCACACGGATGGAAGTTTTTCGGCTGCGCGATACCAACGACGACCAGGTCGCTGACAAGCGGGAAGAGATTGCTCATCTAGAGACAGCCGGGCGATATCCACACAACGGGCTGGCCGGGCTGACCATCGGTCCCGACGGCTTGCTTTACTTCGGGCTGGGTGAAAACCTGGGCGAGCCGTACACGCTGGTCGGCAGCGACGGCACTAAGCTTTCCGGGGGCGGCGAAGGAGGTACTATCTATCACTGCAACCTCGACGGTAGCGATCTGCAGTTGATGGCGACCGGCGTGTGGAACCCGTTCGGGATGGTCTTCGATCCGGCCGGGCGTTTGTACATGGTCGACAACGATCCCGATAGCCGTCCTCCGTGCCGCCTGCTGCATATCGTTCCTGGCGGCGACTATGGCTATCAATTTCGTTACGGACGAACGGGCGTTCATCCGCTGCAGGCCTGGAATGGCGAACTGCCGGGCACACTGCCGATGGTGGCTGCTACTGGTGAGGCTCCCAGCGCCGTGGCGTGGTACCACGGCCAGTTGTGGGGCACCAGCTGGGGAGATCATCGCATCGAAACGTTTCGCCTGGGCACCAATGGCGCGAGCGTGCAGGCAACATTTCAGACCGTCGTACAGGGGGACCATAACTTTCGCCCGGTCGATTTTGCGATCGCCCCGGATGGTTCGCTTTACTTCACCGATTGGGTCGACCGTAGCTATCCCGTGCATGGCAAAGGACGTATCTGGCGGCTGACCTGGAAAGACGAACCCAAGTCAAGCCAGGCGTTACCACTTTCCGCTGCTGAGAAGGAAGCAAGCGAACTTCGGAAGTCCCCTACCCTGTCGGCGTTTGAGTACGACGATCCTTTCCTACATCAGGCGGCCGTTTATGGCTATGCCCAGCAGAACATCGACATGCCGCGAGAGCTGTGGCAAGAGTTGCCGACCGGTGCTCAGCGGCTGGGAATCCTCGAAGCGTATCGCTGGTCTTACGATACCAAGCAGACGGATGCTCCCTTGCATCTACTTCGTGCAGCCTTGCACGATCGTGACGATCGCGTTCGCATTTATGCGATGCGGTGGATCGCCGACCTGCAGGACAAAGATTTTCTACCGCAGCTTAAAGAACGCCTTCAATCGCATACGCCCAGCGTCCGCGAATTTCCCGTGCTGCTCAGTACGATCTCGTGGCTAGAGTCTGGCAGCGTTGGTGGGCGGAACGAAATTCTCGAACAGCAGACGCTGGCCAATATCATTCGTGACGAGAACCAATCGACCGCACTGCGAACGCTGGCTCTTAAATTAATCGATCCACGTAGTAAGCAGCTAACCGACGATACGCTGAAGGCGTTAACCCTGTCCGTCGATACCAACCTGGCCCGTCAGGCGATTCAAGTACTATACCTTCGCGGCGGTGATTTCGGAGAGAAGGTAGCAACCGACATCGCTTTGGATACGGCCCGCGATCCGCAGCTTCGTGCGATGGCGATCGTCGGGCTGTCCGACCATGCGGACGTTCATCAAACAGCGCTTAAAAAACTTGCGGCCGATGACAACGCCATCGTTGGGCGAGAAGCCAAACGGACGCTACGCAGCGAAACGATCGCTGATCCGACATCACCGGAGAAGTTAGACCAGTGGTTGACCTCAATCGAAGGTGAAGCAGACGTCGAGGCAGGCCGCCGCACGTTCCTTTCCTCCAAGGGTGGATACTGTATCCGCTGCCACCGGTACGACGGAAGTGGCGCGGACGTGGGCCCGGACCTCACCTACATTGGCCAGCGAATGACGCGTAAACGCCTGCTGGAATCGATCCTTCAGCCCAGCCGAGAAATCGCGCCCATGTATATCCCTAAAGTTTTGCTGACGGACGATGGGCGACTGCACGTCGGTTACCCAATTACCGATCCTCAGGTGAACGAACAACGACTGTTCGTCGACACAGCCGGCAAACGTTTCGACCTCGACCCCGAGGCCATCGAAGAGGAACGCGACTCGGACAAGTCGATCATGCCGGAAGGTTTTCAACAAGTTCTAACGCCAGAAGAAATGCGCGACCTGATCGGCTTTCTGATGGTAACAAGCAACCCGAAGTAA
- a CDS encoding undecaprenyl-phosphate glucose phosphotransferase — MSNPLRQIQHKSTILDGLYRVADAVAIIMGMILAVMGSGGTPVGDHQLAVAAALAIYYVVAEFTGVYRNWRGVSTEREIWCGAMTWALSLGLLVLIATIFRYDHPFNRYTLVSWFLISPLLLTISRMIIRTVLRWMLANGMNQHGVAIVGVNELSIQLAQNIKDTPDLGMRVAGFYDDRPSDRLPQIPESLGTCIGNLNDLVEAAKCGDVHRVYITFPMRAESRIRNVLNHLGDTTASVYIVPDFFVFEILHSRWSDIRGLPVVSVYENPLLGVDGILKRVSDILLASLALLLLAIPMMLVALAVKLTSQGPVFFRQRRYGLDGQEILVWKFRSMTVCEDGPSVKQAQKNDSRLTSIGGFLRKSSIDELPQLFNVLTGTMSLVGPRPHASAHNEQYRKLIHHYMLRHKVKPGITGLAQVRGWRGETDTVEKMEGRVQCDHEYIRTWSIWLDLRILFETVFVVLGRKNAY, encoded by the coding sequence ATGAGTAATCCACTTCGGCAAATCCAGCATAAATCGACCATCCTCGACGGGCTCTACCGCGTGGCGGACGCTGTCGCGATCATCATGGGGATGATCTTAGCTGTCATGGGGTCTGGTGGAACTCCCGTGGGTGACCATCAGTTGGCCGTGGCTGCCGCACTGGCAATCTATTACGTCGTGGCCGAGTTCACCGGCGTTTATCGCAACTGGCGAGGAGTTTCCACTGAACGAGAAATCTGGTGCGGGGCAATGACCTGGGCCCTATCGCTGGGTCTATTGGTCCTAATCGCCACCATCTTCCGCTACGATCACCCTTTCAATCGCTACACGCTCGTGTCGTGGTTTTTGATCTCGCCGCTGCTGCTCACCATTTCCCGTATGATTATCCGCACGGTTCTTCGTTGGATGCTTGCCAATGGAATGAACCAACACGGCGTAGCGATCGTCGGCGTGAACGAACTCAGCATTCAACTTGCTCAGAACATTAAAGATACGCCTGACCTGGGGATGCGAGTCGCCGGGTTTTACGACGACCGTCCCAGCGATCGCTTGCCGCAAATCCCTGAGAGCCTGGGAACGTGCATCGGTAACCTGAACGACCTGGTCGAAGCCGCCAAATGCGGTGACGTGCATCGGGTATACATCACCTTCCCGATGCGAGCTGAATCACGTATTCGTAACGTGCTGAATCATTTAGGAGACACGACCGCTTCGGTTTATATCGTGCCCGACTTTTTCGTGTTCGAGATTTTGCACTCGCGCTGGTCTGATATTCGCGGCCTACCGGTGGTCAGCGTTTACGAGAACCCACTGCTGGGTGTCGACGGGATTTTGAAGCGGGTCAGCGACATCCTCTTGGCTTCGCTGGCCTTGTTGCTACTGGCCATACCGATGATGCTGGTGGCCCTGGCGGTGAAGCTGACTTCCCAAGGCCCCGTCTTTTTTCGGCAGCGACGCTACGGCCTGGACGGGCAAGAGATTTTAGTCTGGAAGTTCCGCAGCATGACGGTGTGCGAAGATGGACCCAGTGTGAAGCAGGCCCAAAAGAACGATAGCCGACTGACATCGATCGGCGGCTTTCTGCGTAAGTCGTCAATTGACGAACTGCCGCAGCTGTTTAATGTACTAACCGGGACGATGTCCCTTGTGGGGCCGCGGCCGCATGCTTCGGCACACAACGAACAATACCGCAAGTTGATCCATCACTATATGCTGCGTCACAAAGTGAAGCCCGGCATCACCGGCCTGGCCCAGGTTCGTGGCTGGCGTGGTGAAACCGACACCGTCGAAAAGATGGAAGGTCGAGTCCAGTGCGACCACGAGTACATCCGCACTTGGAGTATCTGGCTGGATCTGCGAATTCTATTCGAGACCGTTTTCGTCGTGCTTGGCCGTAAGAACGCCTACTAA